One candidate division KSB1 bacterium genomic window, AAAGAATGATCTCAACTTCAGAAGACAATCTCCGCCAAACCATCGTCGAAATCGGACGTCGGATGTACCAGCGAGGCTATGTTGCTGCCAACGACGGCAACATCAGCGTTCGATTGGACGAAGAACGCATTCTCGCTACTCCGACCGGCGTCTCAAAAGGTTTCATGAATGCTGAAGAGATGGTCGTTTTGGATTTGAAAGGTCAGCCGATTTCTGATGGCAAACCCTCCACTGAGCTGCCGATGCACCTGTTTATTTATAAAGAGCGTCCGGATGTTCAGTCGGTTGTCCATGCTCACCCAACCTATGCAACAGGTTTTGCCACTGCCGGGCTTGCTTTGGACAAGTGCGTTTTAGCAGAAGTGGTTGTGACCATCGGCTCGATTCCTCTGGCTGAATATGGCACACCCTCAACTGAGGAGCTGCCCGAAACGCTTCGGCCTTACATTCACTCCTGCGAAGCTTTTTTGATGGCGAATCACGGCGTTGTCACCGTAGGCAAAGATTTAATGGACGCGTACTTCAAATTAGAAAGAGTGGAACACTATGCCCAGATCGTGTTTATTTCCAGAGCACTTGGTGGAGAAAATGTTCTCCCTAAAAAGGAAGTTGAGAAGCTTTTTGATTTAAGAAAAGTTTACGGGGCGGAATCATTAAATCCCGGATGTTACGCTTGTTACGACGATTGTATTGGGGAGTCTTGCGTTAATCATGACCTAAAATACCAACCCGACGGTCCTGATTATTTTGGTGAAGTTG contains:
- a CDS encoding class II aldolase/adducin family protein, giving the protein MISTSEDNLRQTIVEIGRRMYQRGYVAANDGNISVRLDEERILATPTGVSKGFMNAEEMVVLDLKGQPISDGKPSTELPMHLFIYKERPDVQSVVHAHPTYATGFATAGLALDKCVLAEVVVTIGSIPLAEYGTPSTEELPETLRPYIHSCEAFLMANHGVVTVGKDLMDAYFKLERVEHYAQIVFISRALGGENVLPKKEVEKLFDLRKVYGAESLNPGCYACYDDCIGESCVNHDLKYQPDGPDYFGEVVEKVLAAVR